One genomic region from Haloarcula taiwanensis encodes:
- a CDS encoding PGF-CTERM sorting domain-containing protein translates to MTENVDVWERSLLPLRTSSTGPTAIAAPQTYINIESAQTGDVPLNREEYTIHQAGESVDLTFESTTGAGTTGLAGDEAQLLAVRLSEDPTAAGFSEGSVRTDLADIFTNDSNANSVELLDDAEGVDSIDDNGVLETSYTPDSGGAYGFILVTVDDGQGLSVSDNNVSADGNVTVVGVEQTLVQESPATVNATANDVAAGDNVSLDIETGLDDDSVTHAVLLFDEDELQQRTSTVRVTGDIDENFSEEQVTVENSFDGVNGVSSADDDATLPVGDSTAAGAMPSAGLVGLFGFVLSEASPEPTGDDVLHASATTVSDASDTTVDVETLDSWPNGTYTYVHIAVGEDSNEINSATGTITLSQSNETDGDDGDNSGGGDDGDNSGGGDDGDNSGGGDDGDNSGGGDDGDNSGGGDDGSDDSDSGDDNSDSEDTEDEPTTDTEDQTTTDDSTETEDDDEQTETATTAGGGGAQQPDDTATAGTEGSVETTSSSGPGFTVLVAVLALLGAGFLARRE, encoded by the coding sequence GTGACGGAAAACGTAGATGTCTGGGAGCGGTCACTGCTCCCGCTTCGGACATCCTCTACCGGCCCCACGGCGATAGCCGCTCCACAGACGTACATCAACATTGAGTCCGCCCAGACCGGTGACGTCCCCCTCAACAGGGAAGAGTACACGATTCACCAGGCAGGCGAATCAGTTGATCTCACGTTCGAATCAACGACAGGGGCTGGAACCACGGGACTTGCCGGCGACGAGGCGCAACTGCTCGCTGTCCGTCTCTCTGAGGACCCAACTGCGGCCGGGTTTAGTGAAGGCAGCGTCAGAACCGATCTAGCTGATATCTTTACGAATGACTCCAACGCTAACTCTGTCGAACTGCTAGACGATGCCGAGGGGGTCGACTCGATAGATGACAACGGTGTGCTCGAAACCTCCTACACACCTGACTCGGGTGGCGCGTACGGCTTCATTCTGGTCACTGTCGATGACGGGCAGGGCCTGTCCGTTTCGGATAACAACGTCTCGGCCGATGGAAACGTGACCGTTGTCGGCGTCGAACAGACGCTGGTTCAGGAAAGCCCAGCCACAGTCAATGCGACCGCCAACGATGTCGCTGCTGGTGACAACGTGTCGCTCGATATCGAGACCGGACTGGACGATGACTCTGTCACGCACGCCGTGTTGTTGTTCGACGAGGACGAACTCCAACAGCGAACGAGCACCGTTCGCGTGACCGGCGACATCGATGAGAACTTCTCGGAAGAGCAGGTCACGGTCGAGAATTCCTTTGATGGCGTCAACGGCGTCTCGTCGGCCGATGATGACGCCACCCTCCCCGTTGGGGACTCGACGGCAGCGGGAGCGATGCCGTCTGCGGGGCTAGTCGGTCTGTTCGGATTCGTTCTCTCCGAAGCATCACCAGAGCCGACCGGTGACGACGTGTTGCATGCCTCGGCGACGACGGTGTCCGACGCCTCCGATACCACTGTCGATGTCGAAACACTGGACTCCTGGCCAAACGGGACCTACACATACGTTCACATCGCCGTTGGCGAGGACTCCAACGAAATCAACTCCGCCACCGGGACAATCACACTGTCGCAGTCGAATGAAACCGATGGCGACGACGGCGATAACAGTGGCGGTGGTGACGACGGCGATAACAGTGGCGGTGGCGACGACGGCGATAACAGTGGCGGTGGCGACGACGGCGACAACAGTGGCGGTGGCGACGATGGCGACAACAGTGGCGGTGGCGACGACGGGAGTGACGATAGCGATAGCGGAGACGACAACTCCGATAGTGAGGACACTGAGGACGAACCGACGACCGATACTGAGGACCAGACTACCACGGACGACAGCACCGAAACAGAAGACGACGATGAGCAGACGGAAACGGCCACGACCGCAGGTGGTGGTGGTGCCCAGCAACCCGACGACACGGCAACAGCTGGCACCGAGGGTTCGGTCGAGACCACGAGTTCGAGCGGTCCCGGTTTCACCGTACTTGTCGCGGTGCTAGCACTGCTAGGTGCCGGATTCCTGGCACGCCGGGAGTAA
- a CDS encoding PGF-CTERM sorting domain-containing protein, whose protein sequence is MSTVGATPVAESQSISVTENVDVWERSPLTLRTTSEGPTTIVAPRTFINVESAATGNLPLNKRTVTIHERNESINMSFEPRIGAGTRSLAGDEAQLLAVKLDQVPATAGINASNISTASLGDVFENNSDTTSSELLDDADGVGTIDENGELNASYTPESGGAYGFVLVTVDEGDEGLSVSDGNVSVNGTVTVVGVEQAIVQDNASTVEPTQNPVNPGDNVTLDIDTEMEDENATHAVMLVRRGELQRQSSTVTVSGELNESFSQDQITVENSFDNVSGVATVGDNTSLAGINLSENQSLPAIGLQGIFGVVVSEAESDADGDVIHASATVVSADSDANVTVQTLESWPNGAYQYVHVAVGNETGTINSDTGTVTVSPGGGSDNGGTGNGNGPGNGGGPPDNAGGPNSTGDDDEDGAE, encoded by the coding sequence ATGTCCACTGTCGGGGCAACTCCTGTCGCCGAGAGTCAATCGATCTCGGTAACCGAAAACGTCGACGTGTGGGAACGGTCTCCACTCACGCTCCGAACGACATCAGAAGGGCCGACCACGATAGTGGCACCGCGGACGTTCATCAACGTCGAATCGGCTGCAACCGGCAACCTACCGCTTAACAAACGGACGGTGACGATCCACGAGCGCAACGAGTCGATCAACATGTCCTTCGAACCACGGATCGGTGCCGGAACGCGGTCGCTCGCCGGCGACGAGGCGCAACTGCTCGCTGTCAAACTTGATCAAGTACCAGCTACGGCAGGGATAAACGCCAGCAACATCTCTACCGCGTCCCTCGGGGATGTCTTTGAAAACAACTCCGACACCACGTCGTCGGAACTGCTTGATGACGCGGACGGCGTCGGCACGATAGACGAGAACGGCGAACTGAATGCGTCCTACACCCCTGAATCGGGCGGTGCATACGGCTTCGTTCTGGTGACTGTCGACGAGGGTGACGAGGGCCTGTCGGTGTCGGACGGCAACGTCTCCGTCAACGGGACCGTGACTGTCGTCGGTGTCGAGCAAGCGATTGTACAGGACAACGCTTCGACCGTCGAGCCGACTCAGAATCCGGTCAATCCAGGTGACAACGTTACGCTAGATATCGACACCGAGATGGAGGACGAAAACGCCACGCACGCAGTGATGCTGGTGAGGCGAGGCGAACTTCAGCGGCAGTCAAGCACGGTGACCGTGTCTGGCGAGCTAAATGAGAGCTTCAGTCAGGACCAGATCACTGTGGAAAATTCCTTTGACAACGTCAGCGGTGTTGCGACAGTCGGCGACAACACCAGTCTCGCAGGTATCAACCTCTCCGAAAACCAGTCGCTACCCGCAATCGGGTTACAGGGTATATTCGGCGTGGTGGTTTCTGAAGCTGAATCAGATGCCGACGGCGACGTTATCCACGCTTCAGCAACGGTCGTCAGCGCTGACTCTGACGCCAATGTAACGGTACAGACGCTGGAGTCCTGGCCAAACGGCGCATACCAGTACGTCCACGTCGCAGTTGGTAATGAAACTGGCACCATCAACTCGGACACCGGTACAGTGACAGTGAGTCCGGGTGGCGGCTCTGACAACGGTGGGACGGGCAACGGCAATGGTCCGGGCAACGGCGGCGGGCCCCCAGATAACGCTGGTGGACCGAATAGCACTGGTGATGACGACGAAGACGGCGCAGAATAA